In the Fusarium oxysporum f. sp. lycopersici 4287 chromosome 9, whole genome shotgun sequence genome, one interval contains:
- a CDS encoding hypothetical protein (At least one base has a quality score < 10) — protein MSESQGQKRPRPQGEKESSRQRRKPQAKEKTPVSERALRIAQSCLDARPQLPPEKLREIMRPDPAVDFANNRPDIEEGAMKLYNASNKKEDYKNFNLEKNTPIIKEFKAL, from the coding sequence ATGAGCGAATCACAAGGCCAGAAGCGCCCTCGGCCTCAGGGCGAGAAGGAATCGAGTCGTCAAAGGAGAAAGCCACAGGCGAAGGAAAAGACACCGGTCAGCGAGAGGGCACTTAGGATCGCTCAAAGCTGCCTTGACGCGCGACCCCAGCTGCCCCCGGAAAAGCTGCGAGAGATCATGCGTCCTGATCCAGCCGTGGACTTTGCGAATAATCGCCCAGATATTGAAGAGGGGGCCATGAAGCTATATAATGCCTCAAACAAAAAGGAGGATTATAAAAATTTCAACCTAGAAAAGAATACGCCTATAATCAAAGAGTTTAAAGCACTATAA
- a CDS encoding signal recognition particle protein, whose product MVLQDLGRRINAAVTNLTREQNLDEKAFDGMLKEICAALLEADVNVRLVGQLRKSIKSTVNFKELPPAVNKKRLIQKAVFDELVKLVDPHAEPFRPKKGKSNVIMFVGLQGAGKTTTCTKLARHYQSRGFKACLVCADTFRAGAFDQLKQNATKAKIPYYGSLTETDPAEVARAGVDQFKKERFEVIIVDTSGRHRQESALFQEMVDIQEAIKPDETIMVLDASIGQQAESQAKAFKEAADFGAIIITKTDGHAHGGGAISAVAATHTPIVFIGTGEHMLDFEKFAPQQFVQKLLGMGDMAGLMEHVQSLNLNQKDTIKHIQEGIFTVRDLRDQLSNIMKMGPLSKMAGMIPGMSNMMQGMDDEEGGAKLKRMIYICDSMTDKELDSDGKILIEQPTRMTRIARGSGTSVREVEDLLTQQRMMAGMAKKMGGNMKNMQRAQQAMGGGNKAQQLAAMQKRLQSMGGAGGAGGMPDMGSLMKMLGGGGGGMPGGMDMQAMMRQMGMGGGGMPGMQPGGGRGRR is encoded by the exons ATGGTTCTTCAAGATCTCGGCCGTCGCATCAACGCGGCGGTCACAAACCTGACCCGAGAGCAAAATCTCGATGAAAAG GCCTTCGATGGCATGCTCAAGGAGATTTGCGCCGCTCTCCTCGAAGCAGACGTCAATGTACGACTCGTCGGCCAACTACGGAAATCCATCAAATCCACTGTCAACTTCAAAGAACTCCCCCCCGCCGTAAACAAGAAACGCCTCATCCAAAAAGCCGTCTTCGATGAACTCGTCAAACTCGTCGATCCTCACGCCGAACCGTTCCGACcgaagaagggaaagagcAATGTCATCATGTTTGTTGGTCTCCAGGGTGCAGGAAAGACGACAACATGTACAAAGCTCGCGCGACATTATCAGTCCAGGGGTTTCAAGGCGTGTCTGGTTTGTGCCGATACCTTCAGAGCTGGTGCTTTTGATCAGTTGAAGCAGAATGCCACAAAAGCCAAGATCCCCTACTATGGTTCCCTCACAGAAACGGATCCTGCTGAAGTTGCGAGGGCTGGTGTTGACCAattcaagaaggagaggTTCGAGGTCATCATTGTTGATACATCAGGTCGCCACCGACAAGAGTCTGCTCTTTTCCAGGAGATGGTGGATATCCAAGAAGCAATCAAACCCGACGAGACTATCATGGTTCTTGACGCTTCGATCGGTCAACAAGCGGAGTCACAAGCCAAGGCTTTCAAGGAGGCGGCTGATTTCGgagccatcatcatcacaaaGACGGACGGCCACGCACATGGTGGTGGTGCCATTTCTGCAGTCGCTGCGACACATACCCCTATTGTCTTTATCGGTACCGGTGAACACATGCTCGATTTTGAAAAGTTTGCCCCTCAACAATTCGTGCAGAAGCTTCTCGGTATGGGAGACATGGCTGGATTGATGGAGCATGTGCAGAGCCTGAACCTCAACCAGAAGGACACCATCAAGCACATCCAGGAGGGTATCTTTACCGTGCGCGACCTGCGGGACCAACTCTCCAACATTATGAAGATGGGCCCCCTCTCAAAAATGGCCGGCATGATCCCCGGCATGAGCAACATGATGCAGGGTATggacgacgaagaaggcGGCGCCAAACTCAAGCGAATGATCTACATCTGCGATTCAATGACGGACAAGGAACTCGACTCGGACGGCAAGATCCTAATCGAACAACCCACCCGAATGACACGAATCGCACGCGGATCCGGCACCTCAGTACGCGAAGTCGAGGACCTCCTAACCCAACAACGAATGATGGCAGGCatggcaaagaagatgggAGGAAACATGAAGAACATGCAGCGAGCGCAACAAGCTATGGGAGGAGGCAACAAGGCACAACAACTAGCGGCCATGCAAAAGAGGTTACAGAGTATGGGAGGCGCTGGCGGTGCAGGAGGCATGCCCGATATGGGtagcttgatgaagatgcttggtggaggaggtggaggcaTGCCTGGTGGTATGGATATGCAGGCCATGATGAGGCAGATGGGTATGGGTGGTGGCGGCATGCCTGGGATGCAGCCTGGAGGTGGAAGAGGTAGGAGGTGA
- a CDS encoding alcohol dehydrogenase (NADP+), with amino-acid sequence MGYPDTFEGFCVDSPKSWNKFQKQTLKPKTWGDRDIDVEIEACGVCGSDVHTVTGGWGEFEGPLCVGHEVVGKAVRVGDNVKDIKVGDRVGVGAQVASCLECKLCKNKNENYCPDMVDTYNCTYPDGSVAHGGFASHIRAHEYFTFKIPDALKSEQVAPLLCAGITTYSPLVRANVGPGKTVAIVGIGGLGHMGIQWAKALGAEVYAMTHSPSKVEDAKKLGAKEVIVTTDENWADKYKFTFDFILNCADMTHKFDMSAYMSTLNIGGEFHNVGIPDEPLPQMTAGTFAGNAGKITGSHLGNHQEMDAMLKLAAEKNIVAWVETIDISEKGCAEAVERVKENKVHYRFTLTGFEKVFKKD; translated from the coding sequence ATGGGCTACCCCGATACTTTTGAAGGCTTCTGCGTCGACAGCCCCAAATCATGGAACAAGTTCCAAAAACAAACCCTCAAGCCCAAGACCTGGGGCGATCGCGATATCGACGTGGAGATTGAAGCCTGCGGCGTCTGCGGCTCAGACGTGCACACTGTCACAGGCGGCTGGGGCGAGTTTGAAGGCCCTCTCTGCGTCGGCCATGAAGTCGTCGGCAAGGCTGTCCGCGTAGGCGACAACGTCAAGGACATCAAGGTCGGGGACCGTGTCGGCGTCGGTGCTCAAGTCGCTTCGTGTTTGGAGTGCAAGCTctgcaagaacaagaacgaAAACTACTGTCCTGATATGGTGGACACGTATAACTGCACTTATCCGGATGGAAGTGTTGCTCATGGCGGTTTTGCATCGCATATCCGTGCTCACGAGTACTTCACGTTCAAGATTCCCGACGCTCTCAAGTCTGAGCAGGTTGCGCCTCTTCTGTGCGCGGGTATCACCACTTACTCGCCTCTCGTGAGAGCAAACGTAGGCCCTGGAAAGACTGTTGCGATCGTTGGTATCGGCGGTCTTGGACACATGGGCATTCAATGGGCGAAGGCACTCGGCGCTGAAGTCTACGCCATGACACATTCCCCCTCAAAGGTGGAGGATGCAAAGAAACTCGGCGCAAAGGAAGTTATCGTCACAACCGATGAGAACTGGGCCGACAAGTACAAGTTCACCTTTGACTTTATCCTCAACTGCGCCGACATGACGCACAAGTTCGACATGAGCGCGTACATGTCCACGCTCAACATTGGAGGAGAGTTTCATAACGTCGGTATTCCTGATGAGCCGCTTCCTCAGATGACTGCTGGTACATTTGCTGGAAACGCTGGTAAGATCACGGGAAGCCATCTTGGTAACCACCAGGAGATGGATGCTATGCTCAAGTTGGCTGCCGAGAAGAATATTGTTGCTTGGGTTGAGACTATTGATATCTCGGAGAAGGGATgtgctgaggctgttgagcgTGTGAAGGAGAACAAGGTGCATTATAGGTTCACTTTGACTGGGTTTGAGAAGGTTTTTAAGAAAGATTAG